The genomic segment CTATGAATATAATCCGCAGAGGGCCAGAGAATTGATTCAGAAAGAGGGAGCGATTGGCCGCGGGATAAAATTCTATGTGACCGCAGACCAGGAAATAGTCGATATCGCAGAGGTCATTCAGTCCTATATCGGGGCAGCTGGTCTGAATGTCACGATCACGCAGCTCGAGTGGAGTGCATACAAGGAAGCGGTCAATAAGGGAGATCCGGATATCTTCTATCTGAGCTGGTGGGCTGATTATCCGGACCCCGAAAACTTTCTTTTCCCGTTATTCCATTCCTCCAATCACGGACCAGCCGGGAACAGGACAAGGTATACCAATACGGCTGTCGACTCTCTGATAGAGCGGGGACAGCATACAAGAGATACAAGGAAGAGAAATCTTTATTACCGAAGGGCGGAAGAAATGATTGTTGCTGATGCGCCATGGGTATGTCTGTGGCACAGAAACGATTATACGATCAGGCAGCCATGGATAGCGCACTACCGAATTTACCCTGTGTACAGCATGGACAAAGGGACAGAACTTGCGGCCATACCCCGCAGCGTGAAAAGGGAGGCGAGGAATTAGGAATTACCTGATAAAAAAAATCATTCTTCTTATCCCTCTGCTTTTCGGTATTACGCTTCTCACCTTTACACTCACAAAGGCGTTGCCCGGTGACCCTGTCCTGAGCATGGTAGGGGAGAGGGCACATCCGGAGACCATAGAGAAGATAAGGCGGGAACTCGGTGCAGACAGGAATATCCTCGAACAATATACGGGATATGTAACGCTCCTGTTACGCGGAGAGTTCGGCCGTTCGTATTATACAAACAGGGAAGTCTTTGAAGATATCCTCATGAAGTTTCCGAATACCCTGAAACTGGCACTGGTCGCAATGATGATTGCGGTTCCTGGAGGATTACTGATGGGTTTCATTGCCGCGGTCAAAAGAGGCAGTGTTGCCGACAGGGTCATATCCTCGCTTTCAGTCGCGGGATTGAGCATACCCGTATTCTGGAGCGGACTTATGATAATGCTGTTCTTCAGCCTGAAAATGAATCTGTTCCCGCCATCGGGGACAGGAGATATACGGTTTCTCGTACTGCCTGCCATTACCCTGTCGCTGCCTGCTGTCGGAGCATTATCAAGGATTACGAGAACCACCGTAATCGACGTGATGGCCATGCCCTGTATCACCACAGCGAGGGCAAAGGGCGTGAGTAATGTCCGGATACATATCGTCCATATATTGAAAAATGCGTTTATACCTGTAGTGACCGTCATAGGTCTCGATTTCGCGAGCTATCTGAACGGAGCTGTCCTGACAGAGACGATTTTCGGATGGGATGGCATAGGAAGATTTACCATGGAAGGAATAATCAGGAGGGACTACCCGGTGATTATGGGGTGTGTGATTACCGGTACGGTATTTTTTGTGCTCATCAATATGACAGTCGATATCATGTATCATTACCTTGACCCGAGGATAAGGCTGGATGAAAAAGGCAGGTAAGATTTCCTCAGGGATACTTCTGATGATTTTTGTGCTGTCGATATCAGCTCCTTTTATCGCAGTCCATGACCCTGACACAATCGATCTCGACAGTCTCAGGGAATCCCCGAGCCTCGAGCATCCGTTTGGCACGGACAGCAAGGGAAGGGATATTTTGTCGAGGATACTTTACGGAGGAAGGATATCAATGAGCATCGCATTTGCCGCTGCGAGTATTTCAATGGCAATCGGTCTCCTTGTCGGGCTGATATCGGGATATCTGGGCGGCAGGACCGACACCATTCTGATGGCCTTTGTGGATCTCATACTGTCTTTCCCTTCGCTCCTTCTTGCGATAGGAATATCAGTCATTTTCCCCTCGGGAATCTACACGGTGATGATTGCAATAGCGGCAGTGGGGTGGGCATCCTTTGCGAGAGTTGTAAGGGGACACATCCTTTCACTCAGGGAATCCAGTTTCGTGGAAGCCGCGGTTTCTGCAGGGTGCAGCAGGATAAGAGTAATGTTCGTGCATCTCATGCCACAGTGCATTCCCCTGATAATCGTGATGATGGGGATGAAGATAGGAGGGTATATCATTACAGAGGCATCACTGAGTTTTCTGGGGCTGGGTGCGCAGCCTCCCGCAGCAACGTGGGGATCAATGATCAACGCCAACCGGGCTTATATCACGTCAGCGCCATGGATGGTGTTTGCCCCGGGATTCATGATAGCGATCACTGCGCTGTGTTTCAATATCCTGAGCGATACACTGAGAGACGCGTATGGACTGGACCTGAGACAGAAACAATGAGAGGAATTGCCTACTTCTCCATCATCTTTTCTTCCTCTTCCTGCAACGTCTTGCATTCTATGCACATGGTCGTTACAGGACGGGCTTCAAGTCTCCGTATATCTATTTCTTCACCGCATTTCTCACATATGCCGAATATTCCGGTGTCGATCCTGTCAACGGCTTCATCAATCTTTTTCAGGAGTTTGCGTTCCCTTCCCTTAAGGCGAAGCATGAAGTTTCTGTCGATCTCCGCAGTTGCCTGATCTCCAAGATCGGGAAAAACGGTCTGTCCCGGCAGTTCGTTCAGTGCTTCCATAGCGCCGGCCAGCAGTGACTTTTTCTGATCAAGGAGGTTCTTCTTAATCTGCTGGACCATATTTTCCCTCTCGTTCAGCTTTCTTGACGTTGCTTTTGTCTTTACAGACGCTTTGACCGGTTTTTTTCCGGTTGTTTTTTTCACGGGTGTTCTTGTTTTGACAGATTTCTGTGCTGTAGTTTTGGTGCGGGATTTCCTGCTCGTTTTCACAGTTTGTTTTTTTGGCATAAAAACTCCTGTAAATAAAAGATAGTCCAATAACTTAACAGAAAAGGCGGCGCTTAGTCAATGGAATGCCGCACGAACATGTGCATTAATGCAGACTGTAAACGATGGGGATTAATATCTGCGCCTCGGCAGGTGGTACGGGAAAGGGAGAGGTGTTCCGGACTGCCTCCAGCGCACTCTGGTCAAGAAGTTCCCTGCCCGAACTCTGCTGTATCTTCATTTCTTTTACGGAACCGTTGGACAGAATCACAAAAGATACCGTAACTTTTCCTTCCCATCCGAAATGTCGCGCTATTTTCGGATATATTGCGTTTTTCTGGATCATATTCTTGATATATGAGAAATTCTCTTTCATATACGTCATTTTGCTGTTATGTGAACTGCTGGCTGAAGGAGAGCATTCGAACTGAGCTGACGATTTCGGGGATGGTGTTGCGTTCAGGGAACCTGCATACGCTGAGACTTCCGGATTATCAGCAAACGAACTGCAGGGATTCTTTGTCCGGTTATTACGAGGAAGGGAAAGATTTTCCTGTTGCTTTGCGAGAGAATCTTTTTTAATAAATGATTCGGGTTGAATCGGCATTGACGGATGAATGTGGTCGCGCTCACTGTTCCGGTCATCCTGGGGGATCACAGCTTTCCGGATCTTTTCCTGTACCGGCAAATCGAAATCTTTTTTCCCTCCGGAGAAGGTGCTTCGGGGTGTAACGGTGATTGCATTTTCGAGTGTCAGGTCAATTACGAATAATTCTTTCTTCTGGAACAAGGAATTACCTGAAAAAAGCAGCCCAAGAATGAGAAGCGAATGAACGCTGACAGACAGAAGTAATGCTATGAATTGTGCACTCATGACAGACTCACTGTACTAAAAAACCGCTGCATTTGTCTATGGCGCCGGATATGCCGAAGCGTATCTCCCCGGATACGGTAAAATACAGGCATGCAGGATATCGAAAAAGAACTTCGTCTGGCAGCAACGGGAAACAGAGACGACTTGCACTATCTGGTTTACCACCATTCGCCGAAAGTCATCGAAAAAGTTCTGCTTAACCGGAATCTCACTGAAGACCTTGTGCTC from the Nitrospirota bacterium genome contains:
- a CDS encoding ABC transporter permease gives rise to the protein MKKIILLIPLLFGITLLTFTLTKALPGDPVLSMVGERAHPETIEKIRRELGADRNILEQYTGYVTLLLRGEFGRSYYTNREVFEDILMKFPNTLKLALVAMMIAVPGGLLMGFIAAVKRGSVADRVISSLSVAGLSIPVFWSGLMIMLFFSLKMNLFPPSGTGDIRFLVLPAITLSLPAVGALSRITRTTVIDVMAMPCITTARAKGVSNVRIHIVHILKNAFIPVVTVIGLDFASYLNGAVLTETIFGWDGIGRFTMEGIIRRDYPVIMGCVITGTVFFVLINMTVDIMYHYLDPRIRLDEKGR
- a CDS encoding ABC transporter permease produces the protein MKKAGKISSGILLMIFVLSISAPFIAVHDPDTIDLDSLRESPSLEHPFGTDSKGRDILSRILYGGRISMSIAFAAASISMAIGLLVGLISGYLGGRTDTILMAFVDLILSFPSLLLAIGISVIFPSGIYTVMIAIAAVGWASFARVVRGHILSLRESSFVEAAVSAGCSRIRVMFVHLMPQCIPLIIVMMGMKIGGYIITEASLSFLGLGAQPPAATWGSMINANRAYITSAPWMVFAPGFMIAITALCFNILSDTLRDAYGLDLRQKQ
- the dksA gene encoding RNA polymerase-binding protein DksA encodes the protein MPKKQTVKTSRKSRTKTTAQKSVKTRTPVKKTTGKKPVKASVKTKATSRKLNERENMVQQIKKNLLDQKKSLLAGAMEALNELPGQTVFPDLGDQATAEIDRNFMLRLKGRERKLLKKIDEAVDRIDTGIFGICEKCGEEIDIRRLEARPVTTMCIECKTLQEEEEKMMEK
- a CDS encoding energy transducer TonB, which gives rise to MFQKKELFVIDLTLENAITVTPRSTFSGGKKDFDLPVQEKIRKAVIPQDDRNSERDHIHPSMPIQPESFIKKDSLAKQQENLSLPRNNRTKNPCSSFADNPEVSAYAGSLNATPSPKSSAQFECSPSASSSHNSKMTYMKENFSYIKNMIQKNAIYPKIARHFGWEGKVTVSFVILSNGSVKEMKIQQSSGRELLDQSALEAVRNTSPFPVPPAEAQILIPIVYSLH